In the genome of Tissierella sp., the window CTGCAGCAGTAATTGCAGGTAATATCATATAATGTAATTTACTCAGAAAATAAGCAAAAGTTCCTTTTTCTATTCCTATTTCAACAGATCCAGTAGTGGGAGCCCATCCCAATTTATATCCGAATATTAATAATAGGAGCAAGGCTAGGACGAAGGAAGGTATGGCGTAACTAATAAAATTATACATTATTACACCTTTATCAAAAGTAGAATTTTGATATCTCCCAGCATATATCCCTAGTGGTATTGCTATTAAATATGTCAATGTTAAAGTGAGTAATGATAGTGATAATGTATTTTTAGCCCTTTCCCCGATTAATGAAGAAACTGGTACTTTATAGGTATAGGACTTCCCGAAATCTCCATCCCTAAGAATTCTAACAATCCAATTCTTATATTGAACAGGTATAGGATCATTCAGTCCAGCTTTCTCTCTTAATTCCTCAATGACTAGAGAATCTATATTTGGATTAGATATTAAACCTGTAAATGGATCTCCAGGCATCATCTTCCCTAATCCAAAGACAATCAGAC includes:
- the opp4B gene encoding oligopeptide ABC transporter permease, whose protein sequence is MWKTVLRRVLIMIPQLIVLSLIVFGLGKMMPGDPFTGLISNPNIDSLVIEELREKAGLNDPIPVQYKNWIVRILRDGDFGKSYTYKVPVSSLIGERAKNTLSLSLLTLTLTYLIAIPLGIYAGRYQNSTFDKGVIMYNFISYAIPSFVLALLLLLIFGYKLGWAPTTGSVEIGIEKGTFAYFLSKLHYMILPAITAAVLRTTGTIQYLRNEVIDAKTQDYVKTAKSKGVPINKVYTHHIFRNSLLPIAAFFGFTITGLLSGSVFIETIFGYSGMGELFITSITSRDYSVMNSLVLLFGVLTLFGSLLSDIIMTIVDPRIRIE